A window of Streptomyces gilvosporeus contains these coding sequences:
- a CDS encoding glycerophosphodiester phosphodiesterase: MQNRQQPGRRTLLGAAALGTGAAVFGGAGQASARQLGGAQAQARVSRDGGVPQELPVPLVVGHRGASGHRPEHTFGSYELALAMGADVIEAGDLVPTKDGHLICRHENDISATTDVADHPEFADRKTTKTVDGKKITGWFTEDFTLAEIKTLRAKERIPDIRQHNTLYDGVWQIPTFEEVLKWARKKERERGAPVWLHIETKHPTYFRKLGLDLEERVAKLLHRYGRNKKNSPNFLQSFEPSSIQRLGRLGLDCPKVVLLDEPSVRPADFVEAGDPRTTADLLKPEGLKWIAGFAQGIGPWLPQIIAQDKDGKLGRPTTLVRDAHAAGLAVQPYTVRNENSFLPLDFRVGKNPGDYGNSLAYFKALFATGIDGLFSDDPDTALLAAEEFRKR; this comes from the coding sequence ATGCAGAATCGGCAGCAGCCAGGACGGCGGACACTGCTGGGGGCCGCGGCCCTCGGCACGGGCGCGGCGGTGTTCGGCGGAGCCGGGCAGGCCAGTGCCCGCCAGCTGGGCGGGGCGCAGGCACAGGCCCGTGTGTCGCGGGACGGCGGGGTGCCGCAGGAGCTGCCGGTGCCGCTGGTGGTCGGCCACCGCGGCGCGAGCGGCCACCGCCCCGAGCACACCTTCGGCTCGTACGAGCTGGCGCTGGCGATGGGCGCGGACGTCATCGAGGCGGGTGACCTCGTACCGACCAAGGACGGCCATCTCATCTGCCGTCACGAGAACGACATCTCCGCCACCACCGATGTCGCGGACCACCCCGAGTTCGCCGACCGCAAGACCACGAAGACGGTCGACGGCAAGAAGATCACCGGCTGGTTCACCGAGGACTTCACGCTCGCCGAGATCAAGACCCTGCGCGCCAAGGAGCGCATACCGGACATCCGGCAGCACAACACCCTCTACGACGGCGTCTGGCAGATCCCGACCTTCGAAGAGGTCCTGAAGTGGGCCCGGAAGAAGGAGCGCGAGCGCGGAGCCCCGGTCTGGCTGCACATCGAGACCAAGCACCCCACCTACTTCCGCAAACTGGGCCTGGACCTGGAGGAGCGGGTGGCCAAGCTGCTGCACCGGTACGGCCGCAACAAGAAGAACTCCCCGAACTTCCTCCAGTCCTTCGAGCCCAGCAGCATCCAGCGGCTCGGCCGGCTGGGCCTGGACTGCCCCAAAGTGGTGCTGCTCGACGAGCCGAGCGTGCGGCCCGCGGACTTCGTCGAGGCCGGCGACCCGCGCACCACGGCCGACCTGCTCAAGCCGGAGGGGCTCAAGTGGATCGCGGGCTTCGCCCAGGGCATCGGGCCCTGGCTGCCGCAGATCATCGCGCAGGACAAGGACGGCAAGCTCGGCAGGCCCACCACGCTCGTCCGCGACGCGCACGCCGCGGGCCTGGCCGTGCAGCCGTACACCGTGCGCAACGAGAACAGCTTCCTGCCGCTGGACTTCCGCGTCGGCAAGAACCCGGGCGACTACGGCAACTCCCTCGCGTACTTCAAGGCGCTCTTCGCGACCGGCATCGACGGGCTGTTCTCCGACGACCCGGACACCGCGCTGCTCGCCGCCGAGGAGTTCCGTAAGAGGTGA
- a CDS encoding GNAT family N-acetyltransferase: MGTSVTISAASDQDAEHILKLQYLCYQSEAALYDDYGIEPLTQTLAALRRELDEGCVLVARLGGEVVGSVRGTVDADGTARIGKLIVHPRMQRHGLGGRLLAAVEQRLAAERSAKRYRLFTGHRSEGNLRLYRSHGYVPVGTERLSRTLNEITLEKELATADVYVAGA, from the coding sequence ATGGGCACCAGCGTGACCATCTCTGCGGCGTCCGACCAGGATGCCGAACACATCCTCAAACTCCAGTACCTCTGCTACCAGTCGGAGGCCGCGCTGTATGACGACTACGGCATCGAGCCGCTCACCCAGACGCTCGCCGCCCTGCGACGCGAACTGGACGAGGGATGTGTGCTGGTGGCCCGGCTCGGCGGGGAGGTCGTCGGATCCGTACGCGGCACCGTCGACGCGGACGGGACGGCGAGGATCGGCAAGCTGATCGTCCACCCGCGCATGCAGCGGCACGGGCTGGGCGGCCGGCTGCTCGCCGCCGTCGAGCAGCGGCTGGCGGCCGAGCGTTCCGCCAAGCGCTACCGCCTCTTCACCGGTCATCGCAGCGAGGGCAATCTGCGGCTCTACCGCAGCCACGGCTATGTGCCCGTCGGGACCGAGCGGCTCAGCCGCACGCTGAACGAGATCACGCTGGAGAAGGAACTGGCGACGGCCGACGTCTACGTCGCCGGTGCCTGA
- a CDS encoding GNAT family N-acetyltransferase, which produces MTSTFPDISLSTERLVLRPLDEDDIPALADMMNDELVAAWTALPQPYTRDAARTWVTRYAPAERTAGRGLDLAVSEFLTQRLVGVVQLGNTDWRVRSTEISYIIASWARGEGYASEATLACAQWLFEDQGFERLELRTAAGNTASQQVAQKVGCISEGVLRNACIARSRTEDGGWTDIRTDQIVWSLLPEDLEGVPAQRVDANGFAYPGWN; this is translated from the coding sequence ATGACATCCACCTTTCCGGACATCTCCCTCAGCACGGAACGGCTGGTGCTGCGACCTCTCGACGAGGACGACATCCCCGCCCTGGCCGACATGATGAACGACGAGCTGGTCGCCGCCTGGACCGCGCTGCCCCAGCCCTACACCCGGGACGCCGCCCGCACCTGGGTCACCCGGTACGCCCCCGCCGAACGCACCGCGGGCCGCGGCCTCGACCTCGCGGTCAGCGAATTCCTCACCCAGCGCCTCGTCGGCGTCGTCCAGCTGGGCAACACCGACTGGCGGGTGCGCTCCACCGAGATCTCGTACATCATCGCCTCCTGGGCCCGCGGCGAGGGCTACGCCTCCGAGGCCACGCTCGCCTGCGCCCAGTGGCTCTTCGAGGACCAGGGGTTCGAGCGCCTGGAGCTGCGCACCGCCGCCGGCAACACCGCCTCCCAGCAGGTCGCCCAGAAGGTGGGCTGCATCAGCGAGGGAGTGCTGCGCAACGCCTGCATAGCCCGCAGTCGTACGGAGGACGGCGGCTGGACCGACATCCGCACGGACCAGATCGTCTGGAGCCTGCTGCCCGAGGACCTCGAAGGCGTACCCGCCCAACGGGTGGACGCCAACGGATTCGCCTACCCCGGGTGGAACTGA
- a CDS encoding methionine ABC transporter permease, giving the protein MSWNEMQPLLYDNTLDTLFMVWWSTFYAVLIGIPVGVLLHLTERGALLQNVVVNKVLGAVVNIGRSFPFLILIVVLIPFTRILVGVSIGPTGAVVPLAIAAIPFFARLVEAALREVDKGLVEAAQAMGGGTWTIVFKVLLPQALPALIAAVTTTVITLIGYSAIAGAVGGGGLGNIAYTYGYQQYETSLMITTVVELILLVTLVQLLGDLVVRRLASRGTRASSSLRVGLRRARSEEPAAVTEAA; this is encoded by the coding sequence GTGAGCTGGAACGAGATGCAGCCGCTGCTGTACGACAACACGCTCGACACCCTCTTCATGGTGTGGTGGTCGACGTTCTACGCCGTGCTGATCGGCATACCCGTCGGCGTGCTGCTGCATCTGACCGAGCGCGGCGCGCTGCTCCAGAACGTCGTGGTCAACAAGGTGCTCGGCGCGGTCGTGAACATCGGACGGTCCTTCCCGTTCCTGATCCTGATCGTGGTGCTGATCCCCTTCACCCGCATCCTGGTCGGCGTCTCCATCGGCCCCACCGGCGCGGTCGTCCCGCTCGCCATCGCCGCCATCCCCTTCTTCGCCCGCCTCGTCGAGGCCGCACTGCGCGAGGTGGACAAGGGCCTGGTCGAGGCCGCCCAGGCGATGGGCGGCGGCACCTGGACCATCGTCTTCAAGGTCCTGCTCCCGCAGGCGCTGCCCGCGCTGATCGCGGCCGTCACCACCACCGTCATCACGCTGATCGGCTACTCCGCGATCGCCGGTGCGGTCGGCGGCGGCGGCCTGGGCAACATCGCCTACACCTATGGCTACCAGCAGTACGAGACCTCCCTGATGATCACCACCGTCGTGGAGCTGATCCTCCTGGTCACCCTCGTCCAGCTGCTCGGCGACCTCGTCGTCCGCCGCCTGGCCTCCCGCGGCACCCGCGCCTCCTCCTCCCTGCGCGTCGGCCTGCGCCGCGCCCGCAGCGAGGAGCCGGCCGCCGTCACCGAGGCCGCCTGA
- a CDS encoding lysophospholipid acyltransferase family protein translates to MSRIVLKAILGFLMRVLYHPKVEGMERIPETGPVILAGNHVTFIDSLFLSLVVKRPVYFIGKDEYVTGKGLKGRLMAWFFTSAGMIPVDRDGGHGGVAALMTGRRVLEEGKAFGIYPEGTRSPDGRLYRGRTGIARLALMTGAPVVPFAMIGTDKVQPGGKGRPRLAPVTIRFGEALDFSRYDGMDRDRYVLRAVTDEVMSDVMDLSGQEYVDIYATKARSAA, encoded by the coding sequence TTGTCCCGCATTGTGCTGAAGGCGATTCTCGGATTCCTCATGCGTGTCCTGTACCACCCCAAGGTCGAGGGCATGGAGCGCATCCCGGAGACCGGCCCGGTGATCCTGGCCGGCAACCACGTCACCTTCATCGACTCGCTGTTCCTGAGCCTGGTCGTCAAGCGCCCGGTCTACTTCATCGGCAAGGACGAGTACGTCACCGGCAAGGGCCTCAAGGGGCGGCTGATGGCCTGGTTCTTCACCAGCGCCGGCATGATCCCGGTGGACCGGGACGGCGGGCACGGCGGGGTCGCGGCGCTGATGACCGGCCGCCGCGTCCTGGAGGAGGGCAAGGCGTTCGGCATCTACCCCGAGGGCACCCGCTCCCCCGACGGCCGCCTCTACCGCGGCCGCACCGGCATCGCCCGGCTCGCGCTGATGACCGGCGCCCCCGTCGTCCCGTTCGCCATGATCGGCACGGACAAGGTGCAGCCCGGCGGCAAGGGCCGGCCGCGGCTTGCCCCGGTCACCATCCGCTTCGGCGAGGCGCTGGACTTCTCCCGCTATGACGGGATGGACCGCGACCGCTACGTCCTGCGGGCCGTCACCGACGAGGTGATGAGCGATGTGATGGACCTGTCCGGCCAGGAGTACGTCGACATCTACGCCACCAAGGCCCGGTCCGCCGCCTGA
- a CDS encoding MFS transporter — translation MTETAAFGPAGSAHVDDQPRPGRWLALAVLVLAVLLVGVDATVLGLATPFLSEDLKPSGTQLLWIGDIYSFVIAGLLVSMGSLGDRIGRKKLLLIGSVAFGGLSVVCAYSTTPEMMIAARALLGVAGATLMPSTLALIRNLFHDPKERSLAVGIWGAMASAGTAVGPVLGGFLLGHFWWGSVFLINLPVMALLVVVGIRVIPESRHPDPGPWDIPSVALSLVGIVGVVYAIKEAAVHGYRADILAAGLIGLLALFVFVRRQLSLDSPLLNMKLFHHRGFSGAVLADLLTILGLSGLVFFLSQFLQMVQVRSPLNAGLTELPAAVGAVGAGLAAGHVARRLSVRLVVAGGLAIVGLSLVGSTTLHADTGTASIGLILFVVGVGAGFSFTVTADVILSSVPKEEAGAASAVSETAYELGSALGIALLGSIVTGIYRDFPAPPGIPAGTEAAARESLGGAMEAAKDLPAHQATALVRSAQHTFVEGLDIAVGVSAVVLLGAAVAAWILLRGQELGNTPAPPEPAADAEREPQPETLGGGGA, via the coding sequence ATGACCGAGACCGCAGCGTTCGGACCGGCCGGTTCGGCCCATGTGGACGATCAGCCCCGCCCGGGCCGCTGGCTCGCCCTCGCCGTCCTCGTCCTCGCCGTCCTGCTGGTCGGCGTCGACGCCACGGTCCTCGGCCTGGCCACCCCGTTCCTGAGCGAGGATCTGAAGCCGTCCGGCACACAGCTGCTGTGGATCGGCGACATCTACTCCTTCGTCATCGCCGGCCTCCTGGTCTCCATGGGCAGCCTCGGCGACCGGATCGGCCGCAAGAAACTGCTGCTGATCGGCTCCGTCGCCTTCGGCGGGCTGTCGGTGGTGTGCGCGTACTCCACCACCCCGGAGATGATGATCGCCGCCCGCGCCCTGCTGGGCGTGGCCGGTGCGACGCTGATGCCGTCCACCCTGGCGCTGATCCGCAACCTCTTCCACGACCCCAAGGAACGCAGCCTCGCGGTCGGCATATGGGGCGCGATGGCCTCGGCCGGCACCGCCGTCGGCCCGGTCCTCGGCGGCTTTCTGCTCGGCCACTTCTGGTGGGGCTCGGTCTTCCTGATCAACCTTCCGGTGATGGCCCTCCTGGTCGTCGTCGGCATCAGGGTGATCCCCGAATCCCGCCATCCCGATCCCGGCCCCTGGGACATCCCCAGCGTCGCACTGTCCCTGGTGGGCATCGTGGGCGTCGTCTACGCCATCAAGGAGGCGGCGGTCCACGGCTACCGCGCCGACATCCTGGCCGCCGGCCTGATCGGGCTGCTCGCGCTGTTCGTCTTCGTACGCCGCCAGCTCAGCCTGGACTCCCCGCTGCTCAACATGAAGCTCTTTCACCACCGGGGCTTCTCCGGCGCCGTACTGGCCGACCTCCTGACCATCCTCGGCCTGTCCGGGCTGGTCTTCTTCCTCTCCCAGTTCCTCCAGATGGTCCAGGTGCGTTCGCCGCTGAACGCCGGGCTCACCGAACTGCCCGCCGCGGTCGGCGCGGTCGGCGCCGGACTCGCCGCCGGGCATGTCGCCCGCAGACTGTCCGTACGCCTCGTGGTGGCCGGCGGCCTCGCCATCGTCGGGCTGTCGCTCGTCGGCTCCACCACCCTGCACGCCGACACCGGCACCGCCTCGATCGGCCTGATCCTCTTCGTCGTCGGCGTCGGCGCGGGCTTCTCCTTCACCGTCACCGCCGATGTGATCCTCTCCAGTGTCCCCAAGGAGGAGGCCGGCGCCGCCTCGGCGGTCTCCGAGACGGCCTACGAACTCGGCTCGGCCCTCGGCATCGCCCTGCTCGGCTCCATCGTCACCGGCATCTACCGCGACTTCCCGGCGCCCCCCGGCATCCCCGCCGGTACCGAGGCGGCCGCCCGCGAATCGCTCGGCGGCGCCATGGAGGCCGCCAAGGACCTCCCCGCCCACCAGGCCACCGCCCTGGTGAGGTCCGCTCAGCACACCTTCGTCGAGGGCCTGGACATCGCCGTCGGAGTGAGCGCCGTGGTGCTGCTGGGCGCGGCCGTCGCCGCATGGATCCTCCTGCGGGGCCAGGAACTGGGCAACACCCCGGCGCCGCCGGAGCCGGCCGCGGACGCCGAGCGGGAGCCGCAGCCGGAGACGCTGGGCGGCGGGGGCGCCTGA
- a CDS encoding methionine ABC transporter ATP-binding protein, with amino-acid sequence MITTTGLTKVYRSGDREVTALDGVDLHVREGEVYGVLGQSGAGKSTLIRCLNLLERPTSGTVTVAGQELTSIAGRGMRASARLRAARSHIGMVFQHFNLLSSRTVQDNVELPLEILKVDRRERSRKALELLDLVGLADKAGAYPAQLSGGQKQRVGIARALAGDPKVLLSDEATSALDPETTRSILQLLRDLNRQLGLTIVLITHEMDVVKTICDSAALMKNGRVVEAGTVAELLATPGSELARELFPVGGEPSGEDRTVVDITFHGSAATRPVISELARTYNVDISILGAAMDTVGGKQIGRMRIELPGRFEENVVPIGFLREQGLQVDVAAEAEPAAAAIPAPAATLEKEGAK; translated from the coding sequence GTGATCACCACAACGGGCCTGACCAAGGTCTACCGTTCAGGAGACCGCGAAGTCACCGCCCTGGACGGCGTCGACCTGCACGTCCGCGAGGGCGAGGTGTACGGCGTCCTCGGCCAGAGCGGCGCCGGTAAATCCACCCTCATCCGCTGCCTGAACCTCCTGGAGCGCCCCACCTCCGGCACGGTCACCGTCGCCGGCCAGGAACTCACGTCCATCGCGGGGCGCGGCATGCGCGCAAGCGCCCGGCTCCGTGCCGCCCGCAGCCACATCGGCATGGTCTTCCAGCACTTCAACCTGCTGTCCTCGCGCACCGTGCAGGACAACGTCGAACTGCCCCTGGAGATCCTCAAGGTCGACCGGCGCGAGCGCTCCCGCAAGGCCCTCGAACTGCTCGACCTGGTGGGCCTGGCCGACAAGGCCGGGGCCTACCCCGCCCAGCTCTCCGGCGGCCAGAAGCAGCGCGTCGGCATCGCCCGCGCCCTGGCCGGCGACCCCAAGGTGCTGCTCTCCGACGAGGCCACCAGCGCCCTGGACCCGGAGACCACCCGCTCCATCCTCCAGCTGCTGCGCGACCTCAACCGCCAGCTCGGCCTGACCATCGTCCTGATCACCCACGAAATGGACGTCGTCAAGACCATCTGCGACTCGGCCGCCCTGATGAAGAACGGCCGCGTGGTGGAAGCCGGCACGGTCGCCGAGCTGCTCGCGACGCCTGGCTCCGAGCTGGCCCGCGAGCTGTTCCCGGTGGGCGGCGAGCCCTCCGGCGAGGACCGCACCGTCGTCGACATCACCTTCCACGGCTCGGCCGCCACCCGCCCGGTGATCTCCGAGCTGGCCCGTACCTACAACGTCGACATCTCCATCCTCGGCGCCGCCATGGACACCGTCGGCGGCAAGCAGATCGGCCGGATGCGCATCGAACTGCCCGGCCGCTTCGAGGAGAACGTCGTGCCCATCGGCTTCCTGCGCGAGCAGGGACTCCAGGTGGACGTGGCCGCGGAGGCCGAGCCCGCCGCCGCCGCGATCCCGGCCCCCGCCGCCACGCTCGAGAAGGAAGGCGCCAAGTGA
- a CDS encoding bifunctional metallophosphatase/5'-nucleotidase, producing MRDIGRRYFFTAAGALATASAIGSNAYATGHARDAGTADEYVDVQLLNITDLHGYLQGAPGAHSRITGAGGATYTVGGVAYMAAHLERLRADHRNSLFFAPGDLFSGWEFDAASLADEPTIEALNALGLDFASAGNHEFDKSATFLTSHIGKGVPYPTVDRDDFFEDSTGHRFRGANFPYYSANMVWNESGKTVLSPYNIVYVDAGRGRTLPIGFIHLTALGAETFPGSYQPGLRTLDELETANRCAAELKSRGVNAIVLSMHDGAVAGSDFSSGSNPSGPAYELALRVTSDIDAIVTGHWHCAFTMMLPDPQGNPRPFVEAGCYGQLINEINLRLDPVTGEVIRPLTTATNHPNTREVTPHPELRSIADYWAGYATRRAATPLGTQSASFTRRRNAAGESSMGDLVADWALWAGGQPHGPMDDAGGNPNIPAELAVIAVAPRVGQAIIAGDLVRDEASGGIITLGRAWNAVGFGDPIMTVTVTGAQIHDALEEQWAPAADGGLSFAPLAVSANVRYTFDAAGPVGRRVDPAEVFIGNAALDPARSYRLAAPSYTLINQDGYSAFSGFTAPVRHTRDFESFVEFLRTQKQLTPAPLNRVAVKNAEVPGARIGSVPEHFQQQSDGGKVPRPEAALRTALTGGPEGQRSPGGFRVPC from the coding sequence GTGCGCGACATCGGACGACGGTACTTCTTCACCGCCGCGGGGGCCCTCGCCACCGCAAGCGCCATCGGCAGCAACGCCTACGCCACCGGACACGCCCGCGACGCGGGCACCGCCGACGAATACGTCGATGTGCAGTTGCTCAACATCACCGATCTGCACGGCTATCTCCAAGGCGCGCCCGGCGCACACTCCCGCATCACCGGAGCGGGCGGTGCGACCTACACCGTCGGCGGCGTCGCGTACATGGCGGCACATCTGGAACGGTTGCGCGCCGACCACCGCAACTCCCTCTTCTTCGCCCCCGGAGACCTCTTCTCCGGCTGGGAGTTCGATGCCGCCTCCCTCGCCGACGAACCCACCATCGAAGCGCTCAACGCCCTGGGGCTGGACTTTGCCTCCGCCGGAAACCACGAATTCGACAAATCGGCGACGTTTCTGACCTCCCATATCGGAAAAGGCGTCCCCTATCCCACCGTGGACCGCGACGACTTCTTCGAGGACTCCACCGGCCACCGCTTCCGCGGCGCGAATTTCCCGTACTACAGCGCCAATATGGTCTGGAACGAAAGCGGCAAGACCGTCCTGTCGCCGTACAACATCGTCTATGTCGACGCCGGCCGCGGCCGCACCCTGCCCATCGGCTTCATCCACCTCACGGCCCTGGGCGCCGAGACCTTCCCCGGCTCCTACCAGCCCGGACTGCGCACCCTCGACGAACTGGAAACCGCCAACCGCTGCGCCGCCGAGCTGAAATCACGCGGCGTCAACGCGATCGTGCTCAGCATGCACGACGGCGCCGTCGCCGGCAGCGACTTCTCCAGCGGCAGCAACCCCTCCGGCCCCGCCTACGAACTGGCGCTGCGCGTCACCTCGGACATCGACGCCATCGTCACCGGCCACTGGCACTGCGCCTTCACCATGATGCTGCCCGACCCCCAGGGCAACCCCCGCCCGTTCGTCGAGGCAGGCTGCTACGGCCAGTTGATCAACGAGATCAATCTGCGACTCGACCCCGTCACCGGCGAGGTGATCCGGCCGCTGACCACGGCCACCAACCACCCCAACACCCGCGAGGTCACCCCCCATCCCGAACTGCGGTCCATCGCCGACTACTGGGCGGGCTACGCCACCCGCCGCGCCGCCACCCCCCTCGGCACCCAGTCCGCCTCCTTCACCCGCCGCCGCAACGCCGCGGGCGAGAGCAGCATGGGCGATCTGGTGGCCGACTGGGCGCTCTGGGCGGGCGGGCAGCCGCACGGCCCGATGGACGATGCGGGCGGCAACCCCAACATCCCCGCCGAACTCGCCGTCATCGCCGTCGCCCCACGCGTCGGCCAGGCCATCATCGCCGGCGACCTGGTACGCGACGAGGCATCGGGCGGCATCATCACACTCGGCCGCGCCTGGAACGCCGTCGGCTTCGGCGACCCGATCATGACGGTGACCGTCACCGGGGCCCAGATCCACGACGCGCTGGAGGAGCAGTGGGCCCCCGCCGCCGACGGGGGCCTGAGCTTCGCGCCGCTGGCCGTCTCCGCCAACGTCCGCTACACCTTCGACGCCGCCGGTCCCGTCGGCCGCCGCGTCGACCCCGCCGAGGTCTTCATCGGCAACGCCGCACTCGATCCGGCCCGCAGCTACCGCCTCGCCGCCCCCTCGTACACCTTGATCAACCAGGACGGCTACAGCGCCTTCTCCGGCTTCACCGCCCCCGTACGCCACACCCGCGACTTCGAGAGCTTCGTGGAATTCCTCCGCACCCAGAAGCAGCTGACGCCCGCCCCGCTCAACCGGGTCGCGGTGAAGAACGCGGAGGTACCGGGCGCCCGGATCGGCAGCGTCCCCGAACACTTCCAGCAGCAGTCCGACGGCGGCAAGGTCCCGCGGCCCGAGGCGGCGCTGCGCACGGCGCTGACCGGAGGGCCCGAAGGCCAGCGTTCGCCGGGCGGTTTCCGGGTGCCGTGCTGA
- a CDS encoding MetQ/NlpA family ABC transporter substrate-binding protein, which produces MNKKEALFVRTLIKITVAATAASAVAFGTAACSAPSDTTASAKGDKNAPLVVAASPTPHGTILDFVKNKLAAKAGLKLVVKPFNDYKIPNKVTDDGQVDANFFQHKPFLDTFNKENGTHIVPVQNVLIEPLGVYSKKIHKLSELKSGSTVSVPNDPSNEGRALKLLADNGVITLKPGVGSDAKLTDVKDDKGVKITELEAAQTAPRIDDVDAAVINGNFAIGAHLKPSKDALALESAKNNPYANFLAVKKGRENDPRIKKLAKLLNSPEVKKFIEDTYKDGSVIPAFGPAKS; this is translated from the coding sequence GTGAACAAGAAAGAGGCACTCTTCGTGCGCACCCTCATCAAGATCACCGTGGCGGCCACCGCCGCCTCCGCCGTCGCCTTCGGCACCGCCGCCTGCTCGGCCCCGTCCGACACCACCGCGAGCGCCAAGGGCGACAAGAACGCCCCGCTCGTCGTCGCCGCGAGCCCCACCCCGCACGGCACCATCCTCGACTTCGTCAAGAACAAGCTGGCGGCCAAGGCCGGGCTCAAGCTCGTCGTCAAGCCGTTCAACGACTACAAGATCCCCAACAAGGTCACCGACGACGGCCAGGTCGACGCCAACTTCTTCCAGCACAAGCCGTTCCTGGACACCTTCAACAAGGAGAACGGCACCCACATCGTGCCCGTCCAGAACGTGCTCATCGAGCCGCTCGGCGTCTACTCCAAGAAGATCCACAAGCTGTCGGAGCTGAAGTCCGGCTCCACCGTCTCGGTGCCCAACGACCCCTCCAACGAGGGCCGCGCGCTCAAGCTGCTCGCCGACAACGGTGTGATCACCCTCAAGCCCGGTGTCGGCTCCGACGCCAAGCTCACCGACGTCAAGGACGACAAGGGCGTCAAGATCACCGAGCTGGAGGCCGCCCAGACCGCGCCGCGCATCGACGACGTCGACGCCGCCGTCATCAACGGCAACTTCGCCATCGGCGCCCACCTCAAGCCCTCCAAGGACGCCCTGGCCCTGGAGAGCGCGAAGAACAACCCCTACGCCAACTTCCTGGCCGTCAAGAAGGGCCGCGAGAACGACCCGCGGATCAAGAAGCTGGCCAAGCTGCTGAACTCCCCCGAGGTCAAGAAGTTCATCGAGGACACGTACAAGGACGGCTCGGTCATCCCGGCCTTCGGTCCCGCAAAGAGCTGA
- the cbiE gene encoding precorrin-6y C5,15-methyltransferase (decarboxylating) subunit CbiE, translated as MADRVTVIGWDGSALTAAARSALGAATLVAGAAHHLALPEVPPHAERIRLGSLTLAARRIAQHRGTAVVLADGDPGFFGVVRTLRAPEYGLEVEVVPAVSSVAAAFARAGMPWDDAQVVVAHSRDLRRAVNVCRAHTKVAVLTSPGAGPAELALLLGGVHRTFVICEELGTDRERVTVLTSDKVADHVWRDPNVVIVIGGSPAGAAAQGTGWIAAHEAGHPAGPRGWGLPAAAYGGALGEGESGQLRTAQLARLGPRVGDLVWDIGTGSGAAAVEAARFGAAVIAVDADPEACARTAALARRYGVQLQVVAGRAPQILEDLPEPDVVRIGGGGTAVVTACADRRPERIVTHAATRDEAEALGRALADGGYDVECALLQSVDLDTTAWVERERSVVFLLSGYRVSHP; from the coding sequence ATGGCCGACCGGGTCACGGTGATCGGATGGGACGGCTCCGCACTGACCGCCGCCGCCCGCTCCGCCCTCGGCGCCGCGACGCTCGTGGCCGGCGCCGCCCACCATCTCGCACTGCCCGAAGTCCCCCCGCACGCCGAACGCATCCGCCTGGGCAGTCTCACCCTCGCCGCCCGCCGCATCGCCCAGCACCGCGGCACCGCCGTCGTCCTCGCCGACGGCGACCCCGGCTTCTTCGGCGTCGTCCGCACCCTGCGCGCCCCCGAATACGGCCTCGAGGTCGAAGTGGTGCCCGCCGTCTCCTCCGTCGCCGCCGCCTTCGCCCGCGCCGGCATGCCCTGGGACGACGCCCAGGTCGTCGTCGCCCACAGCCGCGATCTGCGCCGCGCGGTCAACGTCTGCCGCGCCCACACCAAGGTCGCCGTCCTCACCTCACCCGGCGCCGGCCCCGCCGAACTCGCCCTGCTGCTCGGCGGCGTCCACCGCACCTTCGTCATCTGTGAGGAACTGGGCACCGACCGGGAACGGGTGACCGTCCTCACCTCCGACAAGGTCGCCGACCACGTCTGGCGCGACCCCAACGTCGTCATCGTCATCGGCGGTTCACCCGCCGGCGCCGCCGCCCAGGGCACCGGCTGGATCGCCGCCCACGAGGCCGGCCACCCGGCAGGCCCCCGCGGCTGGGGCCTGCCGGCCGCCGCATACGGCGGGGCCCTCGGCGAAGGCGAGTCCGGCCAGCTGCGCACCGCCCAACTGGCCCGCCTCGGGCCGCGGGTGGGCGACCTGGTCTGGGACATCGGTACGGGCAGCGGCGCGGCCGCCGTGGAGGCCGCACGCTTCGGCGCGGCCGTCATCGCCGTGGACGCCGACCCCGAAGCCTGCGCCCGCACCGCCGCCCTCGCCCGCCGCTACGGCGTCCAACTCCAGGTCGTGGCCGGCCGCGCACCGCAGATCCTCGAAGACCTGCCCGAACCGGACGTGGTCCGCATCGGCGGCGGGGGAACGGCCGTCGTCACCGCCTGCGCCGACCGCCGCCCCGAACGGATCGTCACCCACGCCGCCACCCGCGACGAGGCCGAAGCACTCGGAAGGGCGCTCGCCGACGGGGGATATGACGTCGAATGCGCACTGCTCCAGTCCGTGGATTTGGACACCACGGCCTGGGTGGAACGTGAACGTTCCGTGGTCTTTCTGCTCAGTGGGTATCGCGTTTCTCACCCATGA